The following are encoded together in the Acetobacter vaccinii genome:
- a CDS encoding Fe2+-dependent dioxygenase, with the protein MLVHIPGLLTPAELAHCRQTLEQSEWVDGKVTAGEQSAKAKYNLQIPQDSEVSRSLSDLILRALGRNPTFNSAALPMRVFPPLFNRYDAGMEFRAHVDNAIRPLPGAGFRIRTDVSSTLFLSEPEEYDGGELLIEDTYGTQSVKLPAGDLVLYPSSSIHSVAPVTRGSRWASFFWSQSMVKDDTNRTLLYNFDRSIIQVRQSMSDDHPAVLGLTATYHNLIRQWAEL; encoded by the coding sequence ATGCTCGTCCATATTCCGGGTCTGCTGACCCCGGCGGAACTGGCCCATTGCCGCCAGACCCTTGAACAGTCGGAATGGGTGGATGGAAAGGTCACGGCGGGCGAGCAGTCGGCCAAGGCAAAATACAACCTGCAAATTCCCCAGGATTCAGAAGTAAGCCGCTCGCTGTCCGACCTGATCCTGCGCGCTCTGGGCCGTAACCCGACCTTTAACAGCGCAGCCCTGCCCATGCGGGTGTTCCCGCCCCTGTTCAACCGGTACGATGCTGGTATGGAGTTCCGTGCCCATGTGGACAACGCCATCCGCCCCCTGCCGGGTGCTGGCTTTCGGATCCGCACCGATGTGTCCTCCACCCTTTTCCTGAGCGAACCCGAGGAATATGACGGTGGGGAACTGCTCATAGAAGACACCTATGGCACCCAGAGCGTCAAACTCCCGGCGGGAGATCTGGTGCTATATCCCTCCAGCAGTATCCACAGCGTTGCCCCTGTCACGCGTGGCAGCCGGTGGGCGTCTTTCTTCTGGAGTCAGTCCATGGTCAAGGACGACACCAACCGGACCCTGCTGTACAATTTTGACCGCTCGATCATTCAGGTCCGTCAGAGCATGTCCGATGACCATCCGGCTGTGCTGGGCCTGACCGCCACCTACCACAACCTCATCCGTCAATGGGCTGAACTATAA
- a CDS encoding bactofilin family protein, with the protein MFRRRKPEDKKAPEQASPASQPVPAVTGGVSKPTLNPDTVKETPTMGRPPMPPGSPLPSGAGIPPMPGAARGLPQQIPGRREAPEQRTLVVGHGISVQGTVQDAERLVVEGTVESDMIRAKELVVMPGGLFRGSVEVENAEIAGTVDGSLLARGSLSVRGTGRLMGKAACHRLKVDDGGQITGQLEMLGESKPEPTPSAASAPVAPAAVEGPSPTA; encoded by the coding sequence TTGTTCAGAAGACGCAAACCTGAAGACAAAAAGGCACCAGAGCAGGCAAGTCCTGCCAGCCAGCCTGTTCCCGCAGTTACAGGCGGTGTTTCAAAACCCACACTCAACCCTGACACAGTAAAGGAAACTCCGACCATGGGTCGTCCGCCAATGCCTCCAGGCTCTCCCCTTCCTTCCGGTGCTGGCATTCCGCCCATGCCTGGTGCTGCGCGCGGCCTGCCCCAGCAGATTCCTGGCCGCCGGGAAGCGCCCGAGCAGCGCACTCTGGTTGTCGGCCATGGCATTAGTGTGCAGGGCACGGTGCAGGATGCTGAACGCCTTGTGGTGGAAGGCACCGTGGAATCAGACATGATCCGCGCCAAAGAGCTGGTGGTTATGCCCGGTGGCCTGTTCCGTGGCAGTGTTGAAGTCGAGAATGCCGAAATTGCAGGCACGGTCGATGGTTCGCTGCTGGCGCGTGGCAGCCTGAGCGTGCGTGGCACTGGCCGCCTGATGGGCAAGGCCGCATGTCATCGCCTCAAGGTGGATGATGGGGGCCAGATTACCGGCCAGTTGGAAATGCTGGGTGAGAGCAAGCCCGAACCCACACCGTCTGCGGCTTCTGCTCCAGTAGCCCCTGCTGCGGTGGAAGGGCCAAGCCCGACTGCGTAA
- a CDS encoding GcrA family cell cycle regulator: MEWTEEIIAQLKDLWAEGLSTAEIGRRLSITKNAVVGKAHRLGLPARPSPIRRDGKAKPAVADKAPSPTTVDAAQPQTPAAPPVVAVAQPGTPPAAVVAAVTPAITPKAEATPEPVVDDKLVRKEKIVASPRPAPKSKATFSTISDPEPQKRRGPSCCWPIGDPGTPGFHFCGAQPLPGKPYCEEHAQIAYVRLRDRRDTMA, from the coding sequence ATGGAGTGGACCGAAGAAATAATCGCCCAGTTGAAAGACTTATGGGCTGAGGGTCTTTCGACGGCGGAAATCGGTCGACGTCTCTCCATCACCAAAAATGCTGTTGTTGGCAAGGCGCACCGACTGGGGCTACCCGCCCGCCCGTCTCCCATCCGGCGTGACGGCAAGGCCAAACCCGCGGTCGCGGACAAGGCCCCCAGCCCGACGACGGTGGACGCCGCACAACCGCAAACCCCGGCAGCCCCCCCGGTCGTAGCCGTTGCCCAGCCTGGCACGCCCCCTGCTGCCGTGGTGGCCGCGGTCACCCCTGCCATCACGCCCAAGGCAGAAGCGACCCCCGAACCGGTGGTGGACGACAAACTTGTCCGCAAGGAAAAAATTGTCGCAAGCCCCCGGCCTGCCCCCAAGAGCAAGGCTACCTTCAGCACCATTTCCGACCCGGAACCCCAAAAGCGGCGTGGCCCGTCCTGCTGCTGGCCGATTGGCGACCCCGGCACACCGGGCTTTCATTTTTGTGGTGCGCAGCCCCTGCCCGGCAAACCCTATTGCGAGGAACACGCCCAGATCGCCTATGTGCGCCTGCGCGACCGCCGCGACACCATGGCCTGA
- a CDS encoding bifunctional diguanylate cyclase/phosphodiesterase produces MSLWYGVSLGALLLCGSVIEYHDYRHVASVVEAEAQRDGEAYANLIAGRLNVRFTELEVASVALLGRNDDAASPLPEAQQSLRRYLLSRTAPDVFNVFAEDGERIQWSVMPQGADSDGTEDTFFPVGNTSEHKIGQIRTGEDTGLPVLPIRVHGATEYHEGYYLNTLYSIVRLLDQAGLADGQRDWTFDVMDTRNGALIRHGLGQDSETSATAAQDRLIMVPVAGYPFSVRVHVPKHGIWRAYRKQASTRWAMEALMVLLILGAGGLLIRRRDKEQMRHLQRLTEFNAFMAQINQCIGQVEHETDLLQEVCDMAIHYAHLKIAVICRPDEHNNISLLALSGPAHCMDGINVSITPSQADECSNLGRVWTEGEAIFDGAFETTNLNDQCKLWAQKYGVRSNAVLPIYRDGKIWAMLSVYHEQANIFDDQLKALLDEIVTDISRGLAGLYSRHLQNALLDNSVVGILLIKNMVIQLSNTHAAQMLGLPPGGLLNRPAEILYPDKQEYGRMKAAYEHLWDKGRVRVPGVRLARSDGHIMIADFSGVCLRDLSGDVSVWTMEDVTSRDLAQRLYHALLNTADAVLQATTEQETCDRTCADLVHDTLFHAVWIGKPDEAGTLHVVSHAGEGTDGIEELDFTIRPDAPFQPVSARAWVKAEVVYSNDELAEQGGASWNAFAQRNRWRAILAAPIWRGGKVWAVITFVSPHPQVFDEQSVAMCQRVADLLGHALDKLDAKRHIERMQEQEAERARHDPLTGLPNRLALEEYMPQALARARRYGTTVAVGMLDLDDFKQVNDTYGHEAGDRLLQELAQRIRQDLRETDYVVRLGGDEFVVVLEGLDALLPAEQAIRALDHLHTVVETPFRVKGDATAMVGMTLGLAFFPMDGDDVDTLLRRADAAMYQSKDSKATRKNWWCLASASTGKSDADEGPPEGLPFDAYGPQAQEILVRAKGFLGQLRQNFIERFYEAVSEIKGWDKVLAALTPEELERLKQRQGEHLDFLLAPETTRNDIERVAVRQGVMHALSGVDAVLLTEAYSLYRRLLIDSLDKAMLRACDRYQILLTTEIRLQDDKGAQLEVGQAAEQEYFSLLSDPLPDVSCVWPDASGQALQALGHLPGIQAALLFRMNAAGDLVVESSGGPRGQQLLDALVAQDLRPRLNPSLPTGRSITALAWRTRQIQSCASCALAPDLVVWSEIADRTGAASIMSLPIRQENGHVVAVLTLYGVCPSQFESLMMQQFARGLQQRWEQIWQRCYTRQAPVVTEERSRHLRECLFSGGLRMFMQPIVDLRSGELLEVEALARLREADGTIVSPAVFLPLLGREELDRLFQLGLEQGLDWLSRWDAQGLSINLSINMPPSCLLDADGPTKMEEALRQHGIAPQRLTVELLEMQGIDPSVQSTVIRRYKAMGVQMAIDDLGSGYSSLLRLSSLPFDIIKVDQGVLSHIHETPLQIFSVVKSVLDMGADFHSRVVVEGLEDAGMIEAMYYLGSRYGQGYGIARPMPPESFMDWHNSYKGVSTATGVVTTPLGALACHWMRIRSGQATAPDVSEGCPVAQWLDTSGLSDHEAARWHACSHDRDAYPDEARKFTDWLLEQVTQAANAKKRRG; encoded by the coding sequence TTGTCGCTGTGGTACGGCGTGTCCCTCGGGGCCTTGCTGCTGTGTGGCAGTGTCATTGAGTACCATGATTATCGCCATGTTGCGTCTGTTGTGGAGGCGGAAGCCCAGCGTGATGGGGAGGCTTATGCCAACCTGATTGCTGGCCGCCTGAACGTGCGCTTTACAGAGCTGGAGGTGGCATCCGTTGCCCTTCTGGGCCGCAATGATGATGCGGCGTCCCCCTTGCCGGAGGCCCAGCAGTCGCTGCGGCGCTACCTGCTGTCGCGCACGGCCCCCGATGTTTTCAATGTCTTTGCTGAGGATGGGGAGAGGATTCAGTGGTCCGTTATGCCGCAGGGTGCGGATAGTGATGGCACTGAGGATACATTTTTCCCCGTTGGTAACACGTCGGAACACAAGATAGGCCAGATCCGCACTGGTGAAGATACAGGCCTGCCCGTGCTGCCCATCCGGGTGCATGGTGCGACCGAGTATCACGAGGGGTATTACCTCAACACCCTGTACAGCATCGTGCGGCTTCTGGACCAGGCCGGTCTGGCTGATGGCCAGCGGGACTGGACGTTTGATGTCATGGATACCCGCAATGGCGCGTTGATCCGCCACGGGCTTGGGCAGGATAGCGAGACATCGGCGACAGCCGCCCAGGACAGGCTGATTATGGTGCCGGTTGCCGGTTATCCTTTCAGCGTGCGCGTACATGTGCCCAAGCATGGTATCTGGCGTGCTTATAGAAAGCAGGCCTCAACACGCTGGGCCATGGAAGCACTGATGGTTCTGCTGATCCTTGGCGCAGGCGGGTTGCTGATCCGTCGGCGTGATAAGGAGCAGATGCGCCATCTGCAACGGTTGACCGAGTTCAATGCCTTTATGGCGCAGATCAACCAGTGCATTGGCCAGGTCGAGCACGAAACAGACCTGTTGCAGGAAGTCTGCGACATGGCCATCCATTACGCGCATCTCAAGATAGCCGTTATCTGCCGCCCTGATGAGCATAACAATATTTCCCTGCTGGCATTAAGCGGTCCTGCCCACTGCATGGATGGCATTAATGTCTCCATCACGCCCAGTCAGGCGGATGAATGCAGCAACCTTGGCCGTGTCTGGACCGAGGGCGAGGCTATTTTTGATGGAGCATTTGAAACCACCAATCTGAACGACCAGTGCAAGCTGTGGGCGCAGAAATACGGTGTGCGTTCCAACGCAGTCCTGCCCATTTACCGGGATGGAAAAATATGGGCCATGCTCAGTGTTTATCACGAGCAGGCCAATATTTTTGATGATCAGCTCAAAGCCCTGCTGGATGAAATTGTTACCGATATTTCACGCGGGCTGGCCGGGTTGTACAGCCGCCACCTCCAGAACGCGCTTTTGGACAATTCCGTTGTGGGTATCCTGCTGATCAAGAACATGGTCATCCAGCTTTCCAACACCCATGCGGCGCAGATGCTGGGCCTGCCTCCGGGTGGGCTGCTCAACCGACCTGCGGAAATCCTGTATCCTGACAAGCAGGAATACGGACGCATGAAAGCAGCCTACGAGCATTTGTGGGACAAGGGGCGGGTGCGGGTGCCTGGTGTGCGCCTTGCCCGATCCGATGGTCATATCATGATTGCGGATTTTTCAGGCGTGTGCCTGCGTGATCTGAGCGGTGATGTGTCGGTCTGGACCATGGAGGATGTGACCAGCCGTGATCTGGCGCAGCGTCTTTATCACGCGCTGCTGAATACCGCCGATGCGGTCTTGCAGGCGACGACGGAGCAGGAAACCTGCGACAGAACATGCGCCGACCTTGTGCATGATACCCTCTTTCATGCCGTATGGATCGGCAAGCCGGACGAGGCGGGTACTCTGCATGTTGTCTCCCACGCGGGGGAAGGCACGGATGGTATTGAGGAGCTTGATTTTACAATCCGGCCCGATGCTCCGTTCCAGCCGGTTTCGGCCCGGGCCTGGGTCAAGGCCGAGGTCGTGTATAGCAATGACGAACTGGCCGAGCAGGGTGGCGCATCGTGGAATGCCTTTGCGCAGCGTAATCGCTGGCGGGCCATTCTGGCGGCCCCCATCTGGCGGGGTGGCAAGGTCTGGGCTGTTATTACCTTTGTGTCGCCCCACCCCCAGGTGTTTGACGAGCAGAGCGTGGCCATGTGCCAGCGTGTGGCCGATCTTCTGGGCCATGCGCTCGATAAGCTGGATGCCAAGCGCCATATTGAGCGCATGCAGGAGCAGGAAGCTGAACGTGCCCGGCACGACCCGCTGACCGGCCTGCCCAACCGCCTGGCGCTGGAAGAATATATGCCTCAGGCTCTGGCCCGTGCGCGCCGATACGGCACGACGGTGGCTGTGGGTATGCTGGACCTGGATGACTTCAAACAGGTGAACGACACATATGGGCACGAGGCAGGCGACAGGCTGCTGCAGGAACTGGCCCAACGCATCCGTCAGGACCTGCGTGAGACAGACTATGTTGTCCGCCTGGGTGGGGATGAATTTGTTGTCGTGCTGGAAGGGCTGGATGCCCTGCTCCCTGCCGAGCAGGCTATTCGGGCGCTCGACCATTTGCATACCGTGGTGGAAACTCCCTTCCGGGTGAAGGGTGATGCCACGGCTATGGTGGGCATGACACTGGGGCTGGCCTTCTTCCCGATGGATGGGGATGATGTTGATACATTGCTGCGCCGTGCGGATGCCGCCATGTATCAGTCCAAGGACAGCAAGGCGACCCGCAAGAACTGGTGGTGTCTGGCCAGTGCATCAACCGGCAAGAGCGATGCCGATGAAGGCCCGCCAGAAGGCCTGCCGTTTGATGCCTATGGCCCGCAGGCACAGGAAATTCTGGTGCGGGCCAAGGGTTTTCTGGGGCAGTTGCGCCAGAACTTCATTGAACGCTTCTATGAAGCCGTTTCGGAAATCAAAGGCTGGGACAAGGTCCTTGCGGCACTGACGCCAGAGGAGCTGGAACGGCTCAAGCAACGTCAGGGCGAACATCTGGACTTTCTGCTGGCCCCGGAAACAACGCGGAATGATATTGAGCGTGTTGCCGTGCGCCAGGGTGTCATGCACGCCCTGTCGGGGGTGGATGCCGTGTTGCTGACAGAGGCTTACAGCCTCTATCGTCGCCTGCTGATAGACAGTCTGGACAAGGCCATGTTGCGGGCCTGCGACCGCTACCAGATCCTGCTGACAACCGAGATCCGCCTGCAGGACGACAAGGGGGCACAGCTTGAGGTTGGTCAGGCGGCGGAACAGGAATATTTTTCCCTGCTGTCCGACCCCTTGCCGGATGTAAGCTGCGTCTGGCCCGATGCCAGCGGGCAGGCGTTGCAGGCACTGGGCCATTTGCCCGGTATTCAGGCAGCGCTGCTGTTTCGGATGAATGCAGCGGGTGATCTGGTGGTGGAGAGCAGTGGCGGCCCACGGGGGCAGCAGTTGCTTGATGCCTTGGTGGCGCAGGACCTGCGGCCCAGGCTTAACCCCAGCCTGCCCACAGGCCGCTCCATTACCGCCCTGGCCTGGAGAACCCGGCAGATACAAAGCTGTGCGTCATGCGCTCTGGCTCCTGATCTGGTGGTGTGGAGTGAAATTGCAGACCGCACGGGGGCTGCGTCTATCATGAGCCTGCCTATCCGGCAGGAAAACGGGCATGTCGTGGCGGTGCTGACCCTGTATGGCGTATGCCCCAGCCAGTTTGAGTCCCTGATGATGCAGCAGTTTGCCAGAGGGCTGCAGCAACGGTGGGAACAGATATGGCAGCGCTGCTATACCCGGCAGGCTCCGGTTGTAACCGAGGAGCGCTCCCGCCATCTGCGTGAATGTCTGTTTTCGGGCGGGCTGCGGATGTTTATGCAGCCGATTGTTGACCTGCGTAGTGGCGAACTGCTGGAAGTCGAAGCACTGGCGCGGCTTAGGGAGGCCGATGGCACAATCGTCTCTCCTGCGGTGTTCCTGCCCCTGCTTGGGCGCGAGGAACTGGACAGGCTGTTCCAGCTTGGGTTGGAGCAGGGGCTGGACTGGTTGTCCCGTTGGGATGCTCAGGGCCTGAGCATTAACCTGTCCATCAATATGCCCCCGTCCTGCCTGCTTGATGCCGATGGCCCGACAAAGATGGAAGAGGCTCTGCGCCAGCATGGGATTGCCCCGCAGCGGCTGACTGTTGAACTGCTGGAAATGCAGGGGATTGACCCGTCTGTGCAAAGCACGGTCATACGGCGTTACAAAGCCATGGGCGTGCAGATGGCGATTGATGATCTGGGTTCGGGTTATAGCAGCCTGCTGCGCCTGTCGTCCTTGCCGTTTGACATCATCAAGGTGGATCAGGGCGTTCTGAGCCACATTCACGAAACTCCGTTGCAGATTTTCAGTGTTGTCAAATCTGTTCTGGATATGGGGGCGGACTTCCATAGCCGGGTTGTGGTGGAAGGTCTGGAAGACGCCGGCATGATCGAGGCCATGTACTATCTGGGCAGCCGCTATGGGCAGGGGTATGGCATCGCCCGGCCCATGCCGCCAGAAAGCTTTATGGACTGGCATAACAGCTACAAGGGTGTCAGCACGGCGACAGGCGTTGTCACCACTCCGCTGGGTGCGTTGGCGTGCCATTGGATGAGGATCCGCAGCGGTCAGGCCACCGCACCGGATGTGAGTGAAGGATGCCCTGTGGCACAGTGGCTGGATACATCCGGCCTGAGCGACCACGAGGCTGCCCGGTGGCATGCCTGCTCCCACGACAGGGATGCTTACCCTGATGAGGCGCGCAAGTTTACAGACTGGCTGCTGGAGCAGGTAACACAGGCGGCCAACGCAAAAAAACGCAGGGGTTGA
- a CDS encoding EAL domain-containing protein: MTSRSVQRRMRDIAIHARPVAPDMRGENIIELFNENPEITEIPVVNDAGIPVGIIVKSSFLLRVGHRFGYEVYAKRPVSLLMDQNPILVDGNEYVSDFVNTLLNTPGHAQLSCFIVTDNEQYCGVGSSFSLTQALHQQAVRTIQELSTTTAELRTANRTILQDKLFISSIIENIPTAIEVQDLEARSIVLQNRAAKEIHSYVRPASEQVSGVERMVEASGVLVDAAADRCEETLLDKGGDAHILSRRCVFIKDTEEQDRWELCVTDDITEYREAQHSIERLAHYDSLTKLPNRNCFNMKLNSLASSTEHSFVLLYIDLDYFKSINDMYGHGAGDALLRNAAQRLQDACRKDDFVARLGGDEFAVIWPHVDPLHDLEGRLAELVKCLSKPYPIEGTEALSGASIGAALFPQNAQDSTTLLQYADMALYRAKALGRNQYRLFDRELSHEIRERAALVAGLHSLVRGEGLSLHYQPIFCLKQNRIKSYEALARWNYPGKGPIPPDVFIKLAEESGLIHQLGEKILWMACQAASNWPEDVSVAVNVSPLQLKDRKFSDTIKKILDEVGLDASRLDIEITESILIDENGYKISVLNEIRRLGCRINIDDFGTGYSSLSYLWKIPFDKIKIDRSFVQALPDPTAREIIQAIVGIASIRTTTVVVEGVETSQQLDMVRNMGCAEAQGYFLGKPSPIMLVAQGQACS; the protein is encoded by the coding sequence ATGACTAGTCGTTCCGTACAGCGGAGAATGCGCGATATTGCCATTCACGCCCGGCCGGTCGCCCCTGATATGCGGGGCGAGAATATTATTGAATTATTTAACGAAAATCCCGAAATAACCGAAATACCTGTTGTGAATGACGCAGGTATTCCGGTGGGTATTATTGTAAAATCGTCTTTTCTGTTACGGGTTGGGCATCGCTTTGGCTACGAGGTGTATGCAAAACGCCCGGTATCGTTGCTGATGGACCAGAACCCCATTCTGGTTGATGGTAATGAATATGTCTCTGATTTTGTAAACACGTTGCTGAACACACCCGGCCATGCCCAGCTAAGCTGTTTTATAGTCACGGATAATGAGCAGTATTGCGGCGTGGGTTCCAGCTTCAGCCTGACGCAGGCGTTGCACCAGCAGGCCGTGCGCACCATTCAGGAACTCAGCACAACCACGGCTGAACTGCGGACTGCAAACCGCACAATTTTGCAAGACAAGCTTTTCATCTCGAGCATTATTGAAAATATTCCCACCGCCATTGAAGTGCAGGATCTGGAAGCCCGGTCAATCGTGCTCCAGAACAGGGCAGCAAAGGAAATCCATTCCTATGTCCGCCCCGCATCCGAGCAGGTATCGGGCGTGGAGCGTATGGTGGAAGCCTCTGGTGTGCTGGTGGACGCAGCCGCAGACCGCTGTGAGGAAACCTTGCTGGATAAGGGAGGGGACGCCCATATCCTGTCCCGGCGGTGTGTTTTCATCAAAGATACGGAAGAGCAGGATCGGTGGGAACTGTGCGTTACCGACGATATTACCGAATATCGGGAAGCCCAGCATAGTATTGAACGACTGGCCCATTATGACAGCCTGACCAAACTGCCTAACAGAAACTGCTTCAACATGAAGCTGAACAGTCTGGCCAGCAGTACGGAACACAGTTTTGTTCTGCTCTATATCGATCTGGACTATTTCAAATCTATCAATGACATGTATGGCCACGGGGCTGGGGATGCGCTGCTGCGTAACGCCGCGCAACGCCTGCAGGACGCCTGCCGTAAGGACGACTTTGTGGCCCGCCTTGGCGGGGATGAGTTTGCAGTCATCTGGCCGCATGTAGACCCGCTGCATGATCTGGAAGGCCGACTGGCTGAATTGGTAAAGTGCCTGAGCAAACCCTACCCTATTGAGGGCACGGAGGCTTTGTCGGGTGCAAGCATCGGGGCTGCTCTGTTCCCCCAGAATGCGCAGGATTCCACAACTCTTTTGCAATATGCGGATATGGCACTGTACCGCGCAAAGGCACTGGGGCGGAACCAGTACAGGCTGTTTGACCGGGAGCTGAGCCACGAAATTCGCGAACGGGCCGCCTTGGTGGCTGGCCTGCACAGTCTGGTCAGGGGCGAGGGGCTGAGCCTGCATTACCAGCCCATTTTTTGCCTAAAACAGAACCGCATAAAATCCTACGAGGCCCTTGCCCGCTGGAATTACCCTGGAAAAGGGCCAATACCGCCAGATGTTTTTATTAAACTGGCGGAGGAGTCCGGCCTGATCCACCAGCTTGGGGAAAAAATACTCTGGATGGCCTGTCAGGCAGCCAGTAACTGGCCGGAAGATGTGTCTGTTGCAGTCAATGTGTCCCCCTTGCAGCTCAAGGACCGGAAATTCTCGGATACAATCAAAAAAATCCTTGATGAAGTAGGGCTGGATGCAAGCAGGCTGGATATTGAGATTACTGAAAGCATTCTGATAGATGAAAACGGCTACAAAATATCAGTCCTGAACGAGATCAGGCGTCTGGGGTGCCGGATTAATATTGATGATTTTGGCACAGGGTATTCGTCCCTGAGTTATCTTTGGAAAATTCCTTTTGATAAAATAAAAATTGACAGGAGCTTTGTGCAGGCCCTGCCAGACCCGACCGCGCGTGAAATTATTCAGGCGATTGTAGGGATTGCCAGCATCCGCACCACAACTGTGGTGGTGGAAGGGGTGGAGACATCGCAGCAACTCGATATGGTGCGGAATATGGGCTGTGCCGAGGCGCAAGGGTATTTCCTCGGCAAGCCAAGTCCTATCATGCTTGTGGCGCAGGGGCAGGCCTGCTCCTGA
- a CDS encoding HD-GYP domain-containing protein produces MPDTSKDMLWKGRDLPPLDLPIEGFIDAVSNIDSGHGKRVGILSGVIADLAGINSFDRAQLKLAGEMHDTGKVMIPSDILYAPRALTLEEKEVIKKHPLLGIAVIQYYRQHFSQDVLDAVLMHHERWDGNGYGLGLKGEQIPLMTRVISLADTIDACHSRRKYKAPWTTSFIRELLEQECGTNFDPDLARICIDNLETILGALETPATAAAPPIIVAKPGWENP; encoded by the coding sequence ATGCCTGACACTTCAAAAGACATGCTGTGGAAGGGGCGGGACCTTCCGCCGCTTGACCTGCCTATCGAAGGCTTCATCGACGCGGTTTCCAACATCGATAGCGGTCATGGGAAACGGGTTGGTATTCTCTCTGGCGTTATTGCTGATCTGGCTGGGATCAACAGCTTTGACCGTGCGCAGCTCAAGCTTGCGGGCGAGATGCATGACACCGGAAAAGTCATGATCCCATCTGATATTCTTTATGCTCCGCGTGCTCTGACGCTGGAGGAAAAGGAAGTCATTAAAAAGCACCCGCTGCTGGGCATTGCCGTGATCCAGTATTATCGGCAGCACTTTTCCCAAGACGTGCTGGATGCCGTGCTGATGCACCATGAACGCTGGGACGGCAACGGGTATGGGCTGGGTCTGAAGGGCGAGCAGATCCCGTTGATGACACGTGTGATCTCGCTGGCCGATACGATTGACGCCTGTCATTCCCGCCGGAAATACAAGGCTCCGTGGACGACCAGCTTCATCCGTGAGCTGCTGGAGCAGGAATGTGGCACCAATTTTGACCCTGACCTGGCCAGAATCTGCATAGATAATCTTGAGACCATTCTCGGGGCGCTGGAAACGCCCGCCACAGCGGCAGCGCCCCCTATTATTGTGGCCAAGCCTGGGTGGGAGAACCCCTGA
- a CDS encoding acid phosphatase, whose product MLRATVFSLGVVLMACGGVAHAADAPLPDGRVFLPPPPAAGSLAQQDDERDFARTRTQVGTPRWALAQNDANLAADHLVRDFSCAAGFSLDPAHLPRLVALIERVGKDIEPRVTEQKAYWKRLRPFVGGQAAICTPDRAHLEQSYAYPSGHTTYGWLVASLLADLLPDRATPILERGRVFGESRIVCGVHWKSDVQAGFMNGAGLFAALQGQSWFVQAMAQARAELQAARQQAGAPDGARCTTEHQAATASVL is encoded by the coding sequence ATGCTCCGCGCTACCGTGTTTTCTCTGGGTGTTGTTCTCATGGCCTGTGGGGGTGTGGCCCATGCGGCCGATGCCCCTTTGCCTGACGGAAGGGTCTTTCTGCCCCCGCCACCTGCCGCCGGGTCTCTGGCGCAGCAGGACGATGAGCGCGATTTTGCCCGGACACGTACACAGGTGGGAACCCCGCGCTGGGCTCTGGCTCAGAACGATGCCAATCTGGCTGCCGACCATCTGGTGCGTGATTTTTCCTGCGCTGCGGGTTTTAGCCTGGACCCGGCGCATCTGCCCAGGCTGGTGGCGCTGATCGAGCGCGTTGGCAAAGACATAGAACCCCGCGTGACGGAGCAAAAAGCGTATTGGAAGCGCCTGCGTCCGTTTGTGGGGGGGCAGGCTGCTATTTGCACGCCTGACAGGGCGCATCTTGAGCAGAGCTATGCCTATCCCTCGGGCCATACCACGTATGGCTGGCTGGTGGCCTCCCTTCTGGCTGACCTGCTGCCCGACAGGGCCACGCCCATTCTGGAACGTGGCCGTGTGTTTGGTGAAAGCAGGATTGTCTGCGGGGTGCATTGGAAAAGCGATGTGCAGGCGGGCTTTATGAACGGGGCTGGTCTGTTTGCCGCCTTGCAGGGGCAGAGTTGGTTTGTGCAGGCCATGGCGCAGGCCCGCGCGGAGCTACAGGCTGCCCGGCAGCAGGCCGGGGCACCCGATGGAGCACGTTGCACAACAGAGCATCAGGCGGCTACCGCGTCCGTTCTGTAA